The following proteins are co-located in the Camelina sativa cultivar DH55 chromosome 12, Cs, whole genome shotgun sequence genome:
- the LOC104729386 gene encoding transcription factor RAX3 has protein sequence MGRAPCCDKTAVKKGPWSPEEDAVLKSYIEKHGTGNNWISLPQRIGIKRCGKSCRLRWLNYLRPNLKHGGFTDEEDYIICSLYITIGSRWSIIASQLPGRTDNDIKNYWNTRLKKKLLSKQGKAFHQQLDVKFERGTTSSSSSSQNQSQMFHGENTKPNQTLYDQVVDPSITSFAMEEQNMIKNPILESFSWEPNKVLFDIDHDAAASSYHHHHSSPSLNSMSSSSSSSTGINSSLQMSNYSVNQSDQRDMFFMTGFENLQAELFNEIANNINTQAIGLHGTEMLNNNYLDHDISSFVDYPLYDIE, from the exons ATGGGAAGAGCACCGTGCTGCGACAAGACGGCGGTGAAGAAAGGGCCATGGTCGCCGGAGGAAGACGCCGTGCTTAAGTCTTACATCGAAAAACACGGCACCGGCAACAATTGGATTTCCCTCCCTCAGAGAATTG GGATTAAGAGGTGCGGGAAGAGTTGTCGTTTGAGATGGCTTAATTACTTGAGGCCTAACTTGAAGCATGGAGGCTTCACCGATGAAGAAGATTACATCATCTGCAGCCTTTACATTACTATTGGGAGCAG GTGGTCTATTATTGCTTCACAATTACCGGGAAGAACAGACAATGATATCAAAAACTATTGGAACACGaggctgaagaagaagctattGAGCAAGCAAGGAAAAGCATTTCATCAACAACTTGATGTCAAATTCGAGCGTggaacaacatcatcatcatcatcgagtcAAAATCAGAGCCAGATGTTTCATGGCGAGAAcactaaaccgaaccaaacattGTATGATCAGGTGGTGGATCCATCAATAACATCCTTCGCCATGGAAGAACAAAACATGATCAAGAATCCGATATTGGAATCATTTTCTTGGGAACCAAACAAGgttttgtttgatattgatCATGACGCAGCTGCttcatcatatcatcatcatcattcatcccCATCATTGAACTCCatgagtagtagtagtagtagtagcaccGGTATTAATTCCTCTTTGCAGATGTCCAACTACTCCGTCAATCAAAGTGATCAACGCGATATGTTCTTTATGACCGGGTTTGAGAATCTCCAAGCTGAGCTATTCAATGAGATAGCCAACAACATCAACACACAAGCAATCGGGCTTCATGGAACCGAGATGCTGAACAACAACTACTTGGATCATGATATTAGCTCCTTCGTTGATTATCCTCTATACGATATTGAGTAg
- the LOC104729387 gene encoding 1-aminocyclopropane-1-carboxylate synthase 8, whose protein sequence is MGILSKKATCNTHGQDSSYFLGWEEYEKNPYDEIKNPDGIIQMGLAENQLSFDLIESWLAKNPDAANFQREGQSIFRELALFQDYHGLPSFKNAMADFMSENRGNRVSFDPKKLVLTAGATPANETLMFCLADRGDAFLIPTPYYPGFDRDLKWRTEAEIVPIQCTSANGFRITKSALEEAYEQAQKLNLKVKGVLITNPSNPLGTTTTRTELNHLLDFISRKKIHLISDEIYSGTVFASPGFISVMEVLKDRKLENTDVFNRVHIVYSLSKDLGLPGFRVGVIYSNDDIVVSAATKMSSFGLISSQTQYLLSALLSDKNFTKNYLEENQIRLKNRHKKLVSGLEAVGIDCLKSNAGLFCWVDMRHLLKSNTFEAEIELWKKIVYEVKLNISPGSSCHCNEPGWFRVCFANMSEDTLKVALDRLKEFVDGPSSTTRSQSEHLRLKNLRKMKVSNWVFRLSFHDREPEER, encoded by the exons atgggTATCTTGTCAAAGAAAGCTACTTGTAACACACATGGCCAagattcttcttattttttgggTTGGGAAGAGTATGAGAAGAATCCTTACGACGAGATCAAGAACCCAGACGGCATTATCCAAATGGGTCTCGCAGAAAATCAG TTATCTTTCGATCTCATTGAATCATGGCTTGCTAAGAACCCGGACGCAGCAAATTTCCAAAGAGAAGGCCAATCTATTTTTCGGGAGTTAGCTCTCTTTCAAGATTATCATGGCCTTCCTTCCTTCAAGAAT GCTATGGCGGATTTTATGTCGGAAAATAGAGGAAACCGAGTTTCTTTCGATCCAAAAAAGCTTGTCCTCACCGCTGGTGCTACTCCGGCTAACGAAACTCTCATGTTCTGTCTCGCTGATCGTGGAGATGCTTTTTTGATCCCTACGCCATATTATCCAGG ATTTGATAGGGATTTGAAATGGAGAACCGAAGCTGAGATTGTACCGATCCAGTGTACGAGTGCAAACGGATTCCGCATCACAAAATCTGCACTTGAAGAAGCCTACGAGCAAGCCCAAAAGCTTAACCTAAAAGTGAAAGGAGTCCTTATAACCAACCCATCTAACCCGTTGGGTACTACAACTACccgaaccgaactaaaccatCTTTTGGACTTCATCTCACGTAAGAAGATACATTTGATAAGTGATGAGATCTACTCGGGTACCGTTTTTGCTTCTCCCGGATTCATTAGCGTAATGGAGGTCCTCAAGGACAGAAAGCTCGAAAACACCGATGTTTTTAACCGAGTCCACATCGTGTACAGTTTGTCTAAAGATCTAGGCCTACCTGGTTTTCGCGTTGGCGTGATTTACTCCAACGATGACATTGTTGTCTCTGCAGCGACAAAAATGTCCAGTTTCGGTCTAATCTCTTCCCAAACACAATACCTCTTGTCCGCATTATTATCCGACAAAAACTTCACCAAAAACTACCTCGAAGAGAACCAGATCCGTCTCAAGAACCGACACAAGAAGCTTGTATCGGGTCTAGAGGCAGTTGGGATCGATTGTCTCAAGAGCAACGCCGGACTCTTCTGTTGGGTCGACATGAGACACCTATTGAAATCAAACACGTTCGAAGCTGAGATTGAACTATGGAAAAAGATCGTTTATGAGGTAAAGCTCAATATCTCTCCTGGTTCTTCGTGCCATTGCAACGAACCGGgttggtttagggtttgtttcgCGAATATGAGCGAAGATACATTAAAGGTTGCGTTGGATAGATTGAAGGAGTTTGTTGATGGACCGTCGTCTACTACAAGAAGTCAAAGTGAACATCTAAGACTAAAGAATTTAAGGAAGATGAAAGTCTCTAATTGGGTTTTCCGGCTATCGTTTCACGACCGTGAACCCGAGGAACGATAG
- the LOC104729388 gene encoding squalene epoxidase 3 produces the protein MEAPSIVVDHLVLTTFLASLFASLFLYLFSQRRRSKENSKRSERTQRRIDKTLTVKSGDGVGVDIIIVGAGVAGAALAHTLGKEGRRVHVIERDLTEPDRIVGELLQPGGYLKLIELGLEDCVKEIDAQRVLGYALFKDGKHTKLSYPLDQFDSDVAGRSFHNGRFVQRMREKASTLPNVRMEQGTVTSLVEENGIIKGVQYKTKDGQELKSFAPLTIVCDGCFSNLRRSLCKPKVEVPSNFVGLVLENCELPFPNHGHVVLGDPSPILFYPISSSEVRCLVDVPGSKLPSLASGEMATYLKTMVAPQVPPQIRDAFISAVEKGNIRTMPNRSMPADPIPTPGALLLGDAFNMRHPLTGGGMTVALSDIVILRNLLHPLTNLTDKESLSKYIESFYTLRKPVASTINTLAGALYKVFLASPDDARSEMRRACFDYLSLGGVCSSGPVALLSGLNPRPMSLVLHFFAVAIFGVGRLLVPLPSVKRLWLGARLISSASGIIFPIIKAEGVRQMFFPRTIPAIYRAPPTPALKISQV, from the exons ATGGAAGCGCCGTCGATTGTCGTTGATCACTTGGTTCTGACAACGTTCTTAGCCTCTCTGTTCGcgtctctgtttctttatctcttctcGCAGCGACGCCGAAGCAAAGAGAATTCGAAACGTAGCGAGAGAACTCAGAGAAGAATCGATAAAACCCTAACGGTGAAATCTGGGGATGGTGTTGGTGTTGATATTATCATTGTTGGTGCTGGTGTCGCTGGTGCTGCCCTCGCTCATACCCTCGgaaag gaAGGAAGAAGAGTTCACGTTATAGAAAGAGACTTAACAGAACCTGATCGAATTGTCGGTGAATTGCTTCAACCTGGTGGTTACTTGAAGTTAATCGAACTCGGGCTTGAAG ATTGTGTGAAGGAGATAGATGCGCAGAGAGTTCTTGGTTATGCTCTCTTCAAAGATGGGAAACACACTAAACTCTCTTACCCTTTGGATCAGTTTGATTCGGATGTTGCGGGTCGTAGCTTTCACAATGGGAGATTTGTGCAGAGGATGCGTGAGAAAGCTTCAACACTTCCCAA TGTTCGAATGGAGCAAGGAACAGTGACATCGTTGGTGGAAGAAAACGGAATAATCAAAGGTGTtcaatacaaaaccaaagatGGCCAAGAGCTTAAATCTTTTGCTCCTCTCACCATTGTTTGTGATGGTTGTTTCTCCAACTTGCGTCGCTCTCTCTGCAAACCTAAG GTGGAGGTACCATCTAACTTCGTAGGTCTCGTCTTAGAGAATTGTGAACTTCCATTTCCAAATCATGGACACGTCGTTCTTGGTGATCCATCACCTATTTTATTCTATCCAATCAGCAGCTCTGAAGTCCGTTGCTTGGTCGACGTACCCGGTTCAAAACTTCCTTCACTCGCAAGTGGTGAAATGGCTACTTATCTCAAAACAATGGTAGCACCGCAGGTACCTCCTCAGATCCGTGACGCTTTCATCTCCGCTGTCGAAAAAGGTAACATAAGAACAATGCCGAACCGAAGCATGCCTGCAGACCCTATTCCTACACCAGGAGCTTTACTTCTAGGTGATGCGTTCAACATGCGTCATCCTCTTACTGGAGGTGGTATGACTGTTGCTTTGTCTGATATAGTTATCCTCCGCAACCTACTGCACCCGCTCACGAACTTAACCGACAAAGAATCCTTATCCAAATACATTGAATCATTCTACACGTTGCGTAAACCGGTTGCTTCAACCATCAATACGCTCGCTGGAGCTCTGTATAAAGTGTTTTTGGCATCTCCTGATGATGCTAGAAGCGAAATGCGTCGAGCTTGTTTTGATTATCTTAGCCTTGGAGGGGTGTGTTCGTCTGGACCAGTAGCTTTGCTCTCTGGTTTGAACCCGCGACCTATGAgccttgttcttcatttcttcGCTGTTGCGATTTTCGGGGTTGGTCGTTTGCTTGTACCTCTCCCTTCTGTTAAACGTTTATGGCTCGGAGCTAGACTAATCTCG AGTGCTTCAGGGATTATATTTCCAATAATAAAAGCAGAAGGTGTGAGGCAAATGTTCTTCCCTCGAACTATTCCTGCCATTTACAGAGCTCCTCCTACTCCTGCTCTGAAGATTTCTCAAGTGTAA